ATGGAAGACGAGCTTCGCCGGACAGCCATAGGCTCTTTCGATATCCTCACTGGACAGATTCTCGGGCCTGTCGTGGAAATGCAGTTGCTGGTTCAAGCAGGCAAGGCGATCGCATATCGGCGAGACCGCACCGATATCGTGTGAGACCAGCACGACCGTCAGATTGCGTTCCTTCCGCCATTCCAGAAGCCACGAGTTGAGCTGATCCTGACCTTCCGCATCGACGCCGACCGTCGGCTCATCGAGCAAAAGCAACTCAGGTTCGTGGACCATCGCCCGCGCGATGAGGATTCGCTGCTTCTGCCCGCCGGAGAGCTTCCACCATGCTTTTTTCGCATGAGCACTCATGCCAACACGCTCGAGTGCATGATTCGTTTTGTCCATCAGCTCGCCTTGCGAATAATCAGGCAGACCGCGAGCCAACAAACCCATGCTGACTACCTGTTCGGCGGAAACAGGGAACCGCGAGGTGAACTCTCTCTGTTGCGGCACATGCCCGACTTTTCGACGCCAGTTGTAACCTGTAAGCGGGTTTTCACCGAAGACTCGCACGCTGCCCGAGTCAGGGACTTCCAAACCGAGGATAAGCCGCAACAACGTGGATTTACCTCCGCCGTTCGGCCCGATGAGGCCTACAAATGCGCCGGCTTCCAGCTCGAGCGAGACATGCGCAAGAGCCGTTGTGGCGCCGTAGCGGAACGAGACATCAGTAAGATTGATTATCGAATTCGTGTTCAAGGTTGATGCTTGGAGTTTGCAGGTTGCTTAAGACAAAAGTCACTGCACAATCGTTATTAAGAAGAGTGATGTTCACCTAATCACGGGAAGGTTCGGCAATCGCCGGGGTTCTGGGTTCCATGACAATAGTCAGAATACAGAGTACAATCAACGCAGCACCAGCCAGCGTCCAGCCCCCCGGGATTTCCGCGAAGAGTGCCCAGCCGAGCAACGTTGCTCCGACTGGCTCGCCGAGGATTGACGCG
This sequence is a window from bacterium. Protein-coding genes within it:
- a CDS encoding metal ABC transporter ATP-binding protein, with translation MNTNSIINLTDVSFRYGATTALAHVSLELEAGAFVGLIGPNGGGKSTLLRLILGLEVPDSGSVRVFGENPLTGYNWRRKVGHVPQQREFTSRFPVSAEQVVSMGLLARGLPDYSQGELMDKTNHALERVGMSAHAKKAWWKLSGGQKQRILIARAMVHEPELLLLDEPTVGVDAEGQDQLNSWLLEWRKERNLTVVLVSHDIGAVSPICDRLACLNQQLHFHDRPENLSSEDIERAYGCPAKLVFHDHSMPHMVVGKHEH